Sequence from the Camelus dromedarius isolate mCamDro1 chromosome 12, mCamDro1.pat, whole genome shotgun sequence genome:
CctgttcctcttccttcctcacctccctgACATAGGGGTCCCCAGGTCCTTTCTCCAATCCTATATGGACGGGTTTTTCCCCTTCTTCAGGTGGTTCCTTACGTCACGACAATCTTTGGCGGCCTGCGAGCAGGCAAGATGGTCACGCTGCAGGGAGCGGTCCCTCTAGATGCACGCAGGTAAGGGGAGGGCCCCACGGCGGTGCTGGAGCTCAGCCCTGGAGGCAATGAGCCGGGGGTTCCTCTCTGCCTTCGGGGTCCCTGGGGGTCCCTGACTGGAAGGGCCCTTTGAgagcctcacctcctcccaggtTCCAGGTGGACTTCCAGTGCGGCTGCAGCCTGCACCCTCGGCCAGATATCGCCATCCACTTCAACCCCCGCTTCCACACCACCAAGCCCCACGTCATCTGCAACACCCTTCACGGTGGGCAGTGGCAAGCCGAGGCCCGGTGGCCCCGCCTGGCCCTGCAGAGAGGAGCCAGCTTCCTCATCCTCTTTCTCTTTGGAAATGAGGAGATGAAGGTGACTGGAAGGGATGGGCATCAGAGGGTCTAGAACTTGCGtccttctgcctcccttcctgcaGCTGAATTCCCCATGTCAATGTGTTGAGGGGTACTGGGAGGGGGGCGGAGTCAAGTACACAGAGAACCAAGCTGCTACCACACCCTGTTCCCAGCTGCCCTGGGTCCACATGGCCCTGTACACAGGGGGCATTCAGCAGGCTCTATGGTGCTGGCCCTGGAGAGGGCGCCGCTGAGACAGCCACAGGGAGCATCTGGAAAGCGCCTGCAATACTAGCTGCTCTACGCCCTTAAACATCAGCTTAATGAATCCTCACAACCCACGAGGAGGGTCCTTTCATTCTCCCCATCTCACAGCTGAGAGGGCGGGGACAGCGCGAGAGAATCTGACCTCAGTGTTCTTTTTATCACTGATGTAAACTCCTGCCAGAAGGATCTTGAGGCTTCTCCAGGGAATAGGGAGCTGGAAGAAGCCAGCAGTGGAGGGAGGGGCCTGTGGACAGgggtcccctctccccacctgtgGCTGGGGACTCTGCTGCTGGGACTGCTGGCAGGTCAGCTGCCAGGCGGAATGGGGCCTGCGTGGGGAAGTGCTGTgtcgggggcaggggtgggcagagaCGGTGCCACCATGTGCCGGCTCTGCGGCCTTGGGGGAAATTCCAGTAAGAGTGCTAGTGGTGCCTGGCACGTTGGCGTGAACTCAGGAACATCAGCAGCTGCCAGGCCAGCCTCCATCTGTCTCTCCAGGTGAGTGTGAACGGACGACACTTTCTCCACTACGGATACCGGCTCCCGCTGTCTCGGGTGGACACCCTGGGCATATATGGTGACATCTTGGTGACGGCTGTTGGGTTTCTGAACATCAATGTAAGTTCCCTGGAGGTTGACGCCTGGATGGCAGAGGCCTCTGACTTCCCCTGATGCCTGGCTAGGCCTGGGACACCCTCCCACTCCAGACGAGCCTTGTCAACGCAATTATAACCAAGGTGGAGGGGCTTTATAGAGGTGGTGGACACGAGGCGGGGTGAGGTGACCACAGAAAGCAGAGCTAAGAGCCTTGGGCAGCAGTCTATACTGGGCGTGGGGTGTGGTCCACATGGAGGAGCCATGGCCAGGAGGCAAATGACTTAGAGGCTTGGAGCGGTGGGACCCAAACCTAGCAGTGGCTGTATGATTCCCGGCTGAGGGGCTTTATTCAAAAGGCAGATTTCCGGGATCTGCCACCAGAGATTCGGATTCAGGAAGTctgaggtggggcccaggaatcagcATGTTCAAAATGTCGGGTTTCAGAAGCCCTGACGGGGCCTCCGGGGAGATGCGGCGCTCTCAAGGCCAGAGCTCGGCCTCTGCCTGCTTCCCAGGCACAGCAGGGCAGGCGGGAGCCAAATAAATGGCTCCGGGGCTTGCGGTGGTGCTGAGTCCGGCTcgttgctttttctctttcccaacaGCCATTTGTGGAGGGCGGGAGCGAGTATCCAGTTGGACACGTGAGTCTCTCGGGAGCTTGGCTGGCGCTCGCGGTCCCAACCACACTGGCTGCCCCGCTGGCTCTCCCTCCTCCCGGGGCCTGACCTGCCCCTCGCTGGCCACTGCTCACGCGGCCCAAGGCCCAGCTGCCACCCACCTCAGTGCGCGGTTGCCATGGATACAACCGGCCCCGCCCCAGTCCCTGGGACCCGGGATTTGCCCCTCCCAGCGCCGGGGCGGTTCGGGAAGACGGATGCGGTGCGCTGGCTGCCCAGAAACGCCGGGGCCCCAGTATTCCCATCAGAAGCCTCGTCTCAGCTGGAGCTCTCAGTTCTCAGCAACCCTGCGAGGCTGCGGGGTTGGCCTGCGGGGCAGAAGGGGAGATGAGGCCCAGGCCCTTGCCTAGAGCCACAGGGTGTGAATGACAGACCCTCCGCCCCGTTCTCCCCCATTATTTCAGAGCTGGTGTCCCTCTAAATTCAAAAGGACCCCTCTGGGGCTCCACTTACCTGCATTATCGCTCAGAGAGGCAAACCCCAAGTATTCCCATTTGTTAAGAATAAAATCCAGAGGTTCCTTTTCATGGAGCAAACAGCACGTGGCCTCCATGacccctctttctttccttgacaGCCTTTCCTGCTGGAGAGCCCCAGGCTGGTGAGTGACCTCCCTCCTCGTTCTGGTGGGGGTACAGTCCCTCACCTGCTCCATCAGAGGTGGAAGGGCACCCCCAACTGGTGGGAAATGCCCTCAACATCAGGGTTTCCTTCCTGCTCCAGGGGTCCCTGGCCCCTGAGGGCAGCCCACATAGCGGTTCCTGAGCGCGGGAGCCCTCGCCACGCCCCTCTGTGAGTCCTCGTCTCCGTTATCTCCTGTGTTCCCTCAGGAGGTGCCCTGCTCACGTGCCCTTCCCCGGGGCCTCTGGCCTGGACAGGTCATCATAGTGCGGGGGCTGGTCTTGCCAGAGCCGAAGGAGTAAGTGTCAGAGGGAGGGGTATAAGCATCTTTGGTCTCTTTAAACTTCAGCACGAGCTTTATAAGCATCACCTCTTTAATCTCCAGCACCACTACTTCATCCCCACCTGACAGATGAGAAGTAAATTGCCCAGGGTCGCACAGCTTGTGAAAGTCTGGTCCGATTGGTACAGGGTTCAGGCCGCCTTCGTGGCCCCAGCAGCCCCAAATCTGGGAGTATCTTCCCTGCCTGTACATCTTTTCAGGCCAACCAGCCTCTCCCCGCAGGTCCCAGCGGGAGCCTCGGGAAAAGCCCTGTAAAGGCACAGGCTGAGATCCAGGGAGAGGATGCGACCTCCCACAGTGACACAGTGCCCTGGTTTAGGAAACAGAGCCAGGCAGCCCCGAAGAGGAAGCCCTGTGCTGCAAAGTGGAAACTTGGAGGGACACAATAACCAAGTGGATGCTGCCTAACCTCTCCGACAGAGGGCGCTCCCGCCCCATTTCCCAAACCTGTGGGCTCCAAGTcaagtgtctttttctttctcttctttccttcctcccctccatccttccttcttcctggaatTGCATTGGACTTCATGACTTTTCTGAGCCAGATTTCCTGGGTTTGACTTCTGCTGAGGACACTTACTACTTGTGCAACTTCACAgcagttccttttcctttctgtgcttcagtttccttgtgtgtACAAAGAGGTAAAAATAGTGCCGCCTTCAGGGACGGTATAAATGCGTAGGACTGTGCCCCGCACATAGCATGTGCTCCACAGCTGTGATGGTGCCACAATCCTTgtggtggaggggcaggggagtAAGAAAAACACCTCGTGTTCTCCTTGCCTGATCCCCTtccgtttgtttttgtttttgaagtcacTGGCCTCACTCCACCCTTACCCTGCATGATCTTGATCAGATCTGTGAATTCTGAGCAGACATGGAGGCTGTGGAAAGCATGGGCCTCCAAAGTCAGGCAGGACTGGCTGGATTTCTGGTTTTGCCTCTTATAGACTGTAGTCTTGAACAAGTCACTACACCTCTCTGAGTCCGGAGTCCTGAGTTTCCCtatttggtggggggagaggggagataaTCCCAACCctacgggggaaaaaaaaaagttcccagtAATAGAACCCCCACTCCTCCCAAAATTTGGAGACAGGAGACCAGGTTCAGATCTTTGCTCAGGGTCACATGGCTATGATTAGTGATGCAGCAAGTGATTTTACTGCTCTCTCTCAAGGGCCACGAACTGACATGTCCTCAGGGGCCAGGCAGTTCACAGAAATAGTGAGGCACCAGGCTGGGAAAGCTGGTGTAGTGGAAAGAGTATTTCCATAGACTCACTCATGCCAGAtcttctgattattttaaaagagaagctgGAAACCATCTCTTATAAACGTTCTCACTTTTGAAAATGGTATTACTTTAAAGTTGAAGAATACTGCAGATCAGCCAGAACATTTCTACAGGCCCAGTCGGCCCCGGGCCACCAACATCCAGGCTGAGCGCAGTGCCTGGCGCTGA
This genomic interval carries:
- the LOC135322636 gene encoding galectin-12-like, yielding MIKGSPREGAGETNSWESCPRHLGSWQRKGSQSSGHRVPGIGICNPSWRCPTPTMSPGETLDPLPDTLILQPPVFHPVVPYVTTIFGGLRAGKMVTLQGAVPLDARRFQVDFQCGCSLHPRPDIAIHFNPRFHTTKPHVICNTLHGGQWQAEARWPRLALQRGASFLILFLFGNEEMKVSVNGRHFLHYGYRLPLSRVDTLGIYGDILVTAVGFLNINPFVEGGSEYPVGHPFLLESPRLEVPCSRALPRGLWPGQVIIVRGLVLPEPKDFTLSLRDEAAHVPVMLRASFADRTLAWVSRWGQKKLILAPFVFYPQRFFEVLLLCQEGGLKLALNGQGLGATSLGQQALERLRELRISGSVQLYCVHY